In the genome of Perca fluviatilis chromosome 4, GENO_Pfluv_1.0, whole genome shotgun sequence, one region contains:
- the rh50 gene encoding rh50-like protein isoform X1, with product MNVSTSLKVRLPALVLVSEVVMIVLYAVFVTYDDNANAKLQNNKTNPMENSMYRDYPFFADVQVMIFIGFGCLLAFFRFYGFSGMVFNFLTATFAIQWAILMQGFFQFYYDGKIHLGVINLLNAEFACAVVLISFGAVLGKTSPVQLLVMALLEISFFSLTEWAVLKYIRINDAGGTILIHLFACYFGLGVTFVLYRPSLNEGHCKEITSYHSDILSVMGTLFLWVFWPSFNSALTFKGDAQHRAILHTFIGLSSSTITTFALSALFNKRGKLTMADIQNVTLAGGVTVGASVDMMISPVAAYALGIMGCTACFFGYKYLTPFLARHMRIQDQCGIHNLHGLTGLISSAAGICAILLATEETYGPSMYQIFSHRAPPEGDPKLLELQRLIPGLKPGLGRTAQEQALFQVAAVFSTIAASAVGGLLTGLVMKLPFMASPSDQDCFDDELFFDMPSDFDSVEVLKTPISYDEKIQMSSMNTKVDTLRQSL from the coding sequence ATGAATGTGTCTACAAGTTTAAAGGTGCGCCTGCCGGCACTCGTGCTAGTGTCGGAGGTTGTCATGATAGTTCTTTatgctgtttttgtcacttatgaTGACAATGCCAATGCTAAGCTGCAAAACAATAAGACCAACCCGATGGAGAACTCCATGTATAGAGACTATCCCTTCTTTGCCGACGTGCAGGTGATGATCTTCATAGGCTTTGGCTGCCTGCTGGCCTTCTTCCGATTCTACGGTTTCAGTGGAATGGTCTTCAACTTTCTTACGGCTACGTTTGCGATCCAGTGGGCGATCCTGATGCAAGGTTTCTTCCAGTTTTACTACGATGGTAAAATTCACCTGGGAGTGATCAACCTTCTGAATGCAGAGTTTGCCTGTGCTGTGGTGCTAATCTCTTTCGGAGCTGTGCTTGGGAAGACCAGTCCTGTTCAGCTCCTGGTCATGGCACTGCTGGAgatctctttcttttctttgacaGAGTGGGCTGTTTTGAAATACATTAGAATCAATGATGCAGGTGGCACTATTCTTATTCACCTGTTTGCCTGCTATTTTGGTCTAGGGGTGACGTTTGTGCTGTATCGCCCGAGCCTAAATGAGGGACATTGTAAAGAAATAACTAGCTATCATTCTGACATCCTCTCTGTAATGGGAACCTTGTTCCTCTGGGTGTTCTGGCCTTCATTTAACTCTGCTCTGACCTTTAAGGGTGATGCTCAACACAGAGCAATACTCCACACTTTTATAGGTCTCAGCTCATCCACTATCACCACCTTCGCACTCTCTGCATTGTTCAATAAGAGAGGCAAGCTCACAATGGCTGATATTCAGAACGTGACTCTGGCAGGCGGCGTGACAGTTGGGGCTTCTGTGGACATGATGATTTCCCCTGTAGCTGCATACGCCCTGGGCATCATGGGCTGCACTGCCTGTTTCTTTGGATACAAGTACCTGACCCCCTTTTTGGCCCGACACATGAGGATCCAAGACCAATGTGGTATTCACAACCTCCACGGGCTTACTGGCCTCATATCGTCTGCAGCAGGGATCTGTGCCATCCTCCTAGCCACTGAAGAAACCTACGGGCCCAGCATGTACCAGATCTTTTCCCATCGTGCTCCACCTGAGGGAGATCCAAAGCTCCTGGAACTGCAGAGGCTGATTCCTGGGCTGAAGCCAGGCTTAGGTCGTACTGCGCAGGAACAAGCTCTCTTCCAGGTGGCAGCTGTCTTCTCCACCATCGCAGCGTCTGCAGTTGGTGGGCTGCTCACTGGTTTGGTCATGAAGCTGCCTTTCATGGCATCCCCATCTGACCAGGACTGCTTTGATGATGAGCTTTTCTTTGACATGCCCTCTGACTTTGACAGCGTAGAAGTGCTTAAGACCCCCATAAGCTATGATGAAAAGATACAAATGAGCTCTATGAACACCAAAGTCGACACACTGAGGCAGTCATTATGA
- the rh50 gene encoding rh50-like protein isoform X2 yields the protein MIFIGFGCLLAFFRFYGFSGMVFNFLTATFAIQWAILMQGFFQFYYDGKIHLGVINLLNAEFACAVVLISFGAVLGKTSPVQLLVMALLEISFFSLTEWAVLKYIRINDAGGTILIHLFACYFGLGVTFVLYRPSLNEGHCKEITSYHSDILSVMGTLFLWVFWPSFNSALTFKGDAQHRAILHTFIGLSSSTITTFALSALFNKRGKLTMADIQNVTLAGGVTVGASVDMMISPVAAYALGIMGCTACFFGYKYLTPFLARHMRIQDQCGIHNLHGLTGLISSAAGICAILLATEETYGPSMYQIFSHRAPPEGDPKLLELQRLIPGLKPGLGRTAQEQALFQVAAVFSTIAASAVGGLLTGLVMKLPFMASPSDQDCFDDELFFDMPSDFDSVEVLKTPISYDEKIQMSSMNTKVDTLRQSL from the coding sequence ATGATCTTCATAGGCTTTGGCTGCCTGCTGGCCTTCTTCCGATTCTACGGTTTCAGTGGAATGGTCTTCAACTTTCTTACGGCTACGTTTGCGATCCAGTGGGCGATCCTGATGCAAGGTTTCTTCCAGTTTTACTACGATGGTAAAATTCACCTGGGAGTGATCAACCTTCTGAATGCAGAGTTTGCCTGTGCTGTGGTGCTAATCTCTTTCGGAGCTGTGCTTGGGAAGACCAGTCCTGTTCAGCTCCTGGTCATGGCACTGCTGGAgatctctttcttttctttgacaGAGTGGGCTGTTTTGAAATACATTAGAATCAATGATGCAGGTGGCACTATTCTTATTCACCTGTTTGCCTGCTATTTTGGTCTAGGGGTGACGTTTGTGCTGTATCGCCCGAGCCTAAATGAGGGACATTGTAAAGAAATAACTAGCTATCATTCTGACATCCTCTCTGTAATGGGAACCTTGTTCCTCTGGGTGTTCTGGCCTTCATTTAACTCTGCTCTGACCTTTAAGGGTGATGCTCAACACAGAGCAATACTCCACACTTTTATAGGTCTCAGCTCATCCACTATCACCACCTTCGCACTCTCTGCATTGTTCAATAAGAGAGGCAAGCTCACAATGGCTGATATTCAGAACGTGACTCTGGCAGGCGGCGTGACAGTTGGGGCTTCTGTGGACATGATGATTTCCCCTGTAGCTGCATACGCCCTGGGCATCATGGGCTGCACTGCCTGTTTCTTTGGATACAAGTACCTGACCCCCTTTTTGGCCCGACACATGAGGATCCAAGACCAATGTGGTATTCACAACCTCCACGGGCTTACTGGCCTCATATCGTCTGCAGCAGGGATCTGTGCCATCCTCCTAGCCACTGAAGAAACCTACGGGCCCAGCATGTACCAGATCTTTTCCCATCGTGCTCCACCTGAGGGAGATCCAAAGCTCCTGGAACTGCAGAGGCTGATTCCTGGGCTGAAGCCAGGCTTAGGTCGTACTGCGCAGGAACAAGCTCTCTTCCAGGTGGCAGCTGTCTTCTCCACCATCGCAGCGTCTGCAGTTGGTGGGCTGCTCACTGGTTTGGTCATGAAGCTGCCTTTCATGGCATCCCCATCTGACCAGGACTGCTTTGATGATGAGCTTTTCTTTGACATGCCCTCTGACTTTGACAGCGTAGAAGTGCTTAAGACCCCCATAAGCTATGATGAAAAGATACAAATGAGCTCTATGAACACCAAAGTCGACACACTGAGGCAGTCATTATGA